GGCAGAGCCGCCGCACGGCGGTCTATGAGGAGGCTCTTGAGGCCCTGAAAGCCAAGGGGCTGGTGTTTGACTGTGCTTGCTCGCGCCGGGAGATTTTGGCCAGCGCGCCCCATGTCGGGGAGGAGGGGGGTATCTATCCCGGCACTTGCCGCGAGGGCTTGCCGCGGGGAAGGAGGCCGCGGGCTTTGCGTCTGCGCGTGCCGGCAACCACTCTGTGTTTTAACGACGGGGTGAGCGGCCTCCAGGAGCAGCACCTTTCCACGGCAGTGGGCGATTTCATTCTGCGACGCGCCGATGGGCTGTTCGCCTATCAGTTGGCGGTTGTGGTGGACGATCATGCCTGTGGCGTCAATCAGGTGGTGCGGGGTGCCGATCTTCTCGGTTCGACTCCGCGCCAGATATATCTGCATGAATGTCTCGGACATGCGCCCCCGCTCTATTACCACTTGCCCCTGGCGCTGGGCGAAGATGGCGAGAAAATCAGCAAGCGTCATGGCCCGGTTTCCATTGGCTGCGGCGAGAAGCCCGCGCCGTTGTTGTGCCGGGTTCTGGAGTTCCTCGGACAACAGGTGCCGCCGGATCTTGCGCAAGAAAGTCCCGGGGTGGTTCTGGAATGGGCGGTGCGCCACTTCGATCCGGCCCTTATTCCTGTCGCGCCTGGTTTTTTTGCGCCGGAACGTAGGGATGGATAGTGATTTTTCTCGCTCGCAGTCGCGATAGCGGGTATGATTTGTCGACAGATCGTTTAGCAAGGGAGGAGCAGGGACATGCGTCGCTTGGTTGTGAGTTTGTTGGTTCTGGTACTCTTTTTGGCGGGGTGCCAAAGCGGCACCTACAAAATTCCCCGTGAAGAATTCACCCAGCAGGTGCGCACTCTCGGCGTGCTGCCGATTTTGATTGACGAAGACTCAAGTATTCAGCATCCCCAGGGCGAAGAAGTGCTGGCTCTGTTGCGGCGCCACAGCGCGGCGCGCGAAGAGCGCTTGATTCAGATTCTGCGTGACGGCGGTGGTTTTTTTGACGTGCGCCATGTCAATCAGGATCCGCGCCGTCTTTCTCAGCGGCTGCTGGTTGCGCGGGAAGCCGACGACGGCGGGCTGCCCTACGATTTCTCCGCGTCGACGGCACGCCAGATAGCC
The window above is part of the Geoalkalibacter ferrihydriticus DSM 17813 genome. Proteins encoded here:
- the gluQRS gene encoding tRNA glutamyl-Q(34) synthetase GluQRS, which encodes MTFSEKTLVVGRFAPSPTGPLHIGSLVAAVGSYCLARRDGGRWLVRMEDLDAPRVVPGAAEDILRTLEAFGLCWDGAVLWQSRRTAVYEEALEALKAKGLVFDCACSRREILASAPHVGEEGGIYPGTCREGLPRGRRPRALRLRVPATTLCFNDGVSGLQEQHLSTAVGDFILRRADGLFAYQLAVVVDDHACGVNQVVRGADLLGSTPRQIYLHECLGHAPPLYYHLPLALGEDGEKISKRHGPVSIGCGEKPAPLLCRVLEFLGQQVPPDLAQESPGVVLEWAVRHFDPALIPVAPGFFAPERRDG